The Erinaceus europaeus chromosome 16, mEriEur2.1, whole genome shotgun sequence genome includes a window with the following:
- the RNASE10 gene encoding inactive ribonuclease-like protein 10, producing MKLTVVQIFLMVLLLLLGLGVGLGLGLHMAAAILEESDQSLSEFWSSDSQGKTEAKEERKGSQTNKILVLSQKERLLPRWQEKIHLSEDEVGGNKILRAEAVSHSSRDYLRMDLMARECNAMMAHKKRDHNHTCIDQYTFIHEDLDTVKAVCKSPVVACELKKAKCHKSSRPFDLTFCKLSKPGQLTPHCNYLTFILEKYIILSCNDMKVQVASGQ from the coding sequence ATGAAGCTGACTGTGGTACAGATCTTCCTCATGgtgttgctgctgcttctgggTCTGGGCGTGGGTCTGGGCTTGGGTCTCCACATGGCCGCAGCCATCTTGGAGGAGAGTGATCAGTCACTGAGTGAGTTTTGGTCCAGTGATTCCCAGGGTAAGACTGAGgccaaggaggaaagaaagggctCCCAAACCAATAAGATTCTGGTGCTTAGCCAGAAAGAGAGGCTTCTACCTCGCTGGCAGGAAAAGATCCACCTAAGTGAAGATGAGGTTGGAGGAAACAAGATACTCAGAGCTGAGGCTGTCTCTCACAGCAGCCGAGACTATCTTCGGATGGACTTGATGGCCAGGGAGTGCAATGCCATGATGGCGCACAAGAAAAGGGATCACAACCACACCTGCATCGACCAGTACACGTTCATCCACGAGGATCTAGACACAGTCAAAGCTGTCTGTAAGAGTCCTGTGGTTGCCTGCGAGCTTAAGAAAGCCAAGTGTCACAAAAGCTCCCGCCCTTTTGATTTGACTTTCTGTAAATTGTCCAAACCAGGCCAACTCACCCCTCACTGCAATTACCTAACTTTCATTCTAGAAAAGTACATTATCCTCTCTTGTAATGACATGAAGGTCCAGGTAGCATCTGGTCaatga